ACGTTGTTTTTCTGCTTTATTGCTAGTTACAGTGCtggatttagggtttttaacATTTTCTGGTCCTGTTTTTGGGGCTTTAGATTGTGGATGTCCTATTTCATCTGTTGAGTGTTTAAATGATCGAGAAAAAGTTTGAGGAGTTTGAGatttgaggttttttttttttatacgtAATGGTGGAGATGTGAgattgtttccaaatttgggGAAAATGGATTCATTCAAAGGATTGGGAATTGTGTTGagctttgtttttggattcCTTCTGTTTGCTCTCTTTGCAGagcttttctattttctttggtggaagaaaagaagattcACTTCAGAAGATGAAGATAAATTCACCAAATATGTAAAGAAATTCTTTCGCcatatttgtttgaattggaaaaggaattcttcttcttcttcttctttttcttctcctctgcAATTCAACGATTCCAGAGGAAATCAATTGAATTCAGAGCTGAGAAATCAAGAATCtgagattgaaaatggctgCAACAAggatttgttgttgttgaagtCAGGTGGAGGAGATGGGGCGGCGGGGGCGTTAGATCCGGCGAGGCTGTATAATCTTTTAGGGCCACCGAGCTTTCTTTGTTCCATTAAAGAGGAAACCAAAGAAGATTTAGAGTCTGAAGATAGAAGTAGGAAGGGATCGAGAGCAAGAAGCTTAAGTGATATGTCTCATTTTGTGTCCCCTTTGCCTTCTCCTCCATTGAAAGCACCATGTCCATTAAACCCTTTCAGTTCTTTCAAACACCCTGAATTCAATATAAACACTGTGACTCTCTTTGAATCATCAGCAGAATTAGATTTGAACATGGGTTTACCTTCATCTCCTTCAAAATTTAGGTTCCTAAGGGAGGCAGAAGAGAAACTGTACAGAAGATTAACTGAAGAAGCTCTGCATAAGGCCTGTAAAAATGGTGGGTCAGCTCAGGATTCTGAAACTAAAGCCATTTCCAATCCCAAAATGATAGTTGTAGACGACAACGATAACGACAACAACCGGTTTTGGTGTACAAATGAGAAAAAGCCTCAATATCATCACATGTCACAGTGTTCTTCAAGTTCTTCACAGGTTCTTCCTCTAGCTTCTTCTCCTTCAGGGCATAGATTTGATAATGTTTCATTACATAGGTCTTAAACTTATCTTAAagcttagttttttttttttcagggcGGAGATTGAATCACAGGTATTGATAATTGGTGTCGATAATTGGTGCCTTATCTATTGATAATTGATGTCTTATCTACTATGCTCGActttctaaaaagaaaaaaaaacattttttttttctttagtctGTATCCATAAGTGTTACTTGAACATAGtggataaaatatttgatgtaaattttgtatttagcATAGAAGTaactttctttaattattttcataatatatatatattttttttttgtataaaaattattattgatatggctataattacaaatatgTCTTTTAACTTTGCTTATtgtcttaaaaatatttttattcttttaaaatttacaatacTACGTTTGAGGGTTCGTAAAAGTCCACTACAGCTGAAatccattaaattttggatGGCAGTTAGAGACCTAGaactaggggtgtacattcaactcccaacccaactcgaactataagggttgggttgagttggattaattttttgggttggtttaGGTTCATATTTCTGAACCCGAACACTCATCACAACTCGACCGATATTTAGAAGGCAAAACATAGTGATATTGGACCCACCATTGTGGTTCTGTTTCAAgcttcaaatattaatatgaaGCTAGCCAacacattattaaaaatttaatataaatataaataaaaggaaattataGAGATTTGAACTCTGGACGCTGGTTGGATTAGGTTATGTTTGGTCCAAAGCTATTGACTCAGATATTGGGCCGAAGCCCAGTATAAAATGGATCAAGTCCAAAATAAATGGGCCATAAGAACCGACCCAAAGCTATGAACTCGGATATTGGGCCAGAGCCCAGTAGAAAACGGATCAAGTCAGAAATAAATGGGCCATAAAAGAACGGCCCAATAGCCAACAACTCTATCTAGATTATAGAAAGGCTCCCATAGCACTAATACAAAAAGTAAAACTCGTGCTTCGGGTGTGTGCACGATCATATTAATACGAGTATGATTTTGAGCTGCACTGGTTAAAAACGTGTATCGAAAAAGTATAAACTAATAGTCGATCAAACCATAAGTTCTTAGTTTCCCTTATTGCGGTACTTGCCGTGTACTTGACCATAATAAGGTTTAAGAACAAGCGGAATTAAATCGAAACATTCATGAACAAGTCGACCAAACCGGCAAGGATGAAGTGATAAGTAGTGTCTCTATCAGTGGAAAAACAATTCGACGTGACTGTATCGAAAATAACCATCGTATGTTGATTTCAAAATCTACACGTAAATTTTATCTTCACATATCTAACGGTGCAAAACCGACGATAACGATACATAGAACGAGTGGGGATGGTATGTGGAGACTGGGTCAAAGACAACATAAAAGAAGGACCGCACTGGCAGTGCTCTTTTGaagccttttcttttgggtgCATCATCCCATGCATCCCATGCATTACGTGATCAATCAAAACTAACACATATAGATGCTGACAtccactctctctctttacatatatatatatatatatatatatatatatatatatatatataattaaagtaCCTTTATCCATCGAGGAAGCAAGGGAAGGCCATAGCGGGTCCACTCGTGTCGAAACCATGGTGTTCGTGGTGGTGGTGATAGTGGAGGAGGATGAAGAGAAATGGTCCTTTTCTTTCATCGTCCACATAATAGAGTCGTGTCGTGTGTAAATACAGATTGAGTTTGACGTATAACGTAACAATTCTATACTATTTTCGTTCATACATACTTTACTGTCGGCTCGAGACCCTCTCAATTGGGTCATCACGAGGTCTTATGTAGAGGCAGCCACATACCGACGTTCTCTCGAACTAGGATTTTCTCTCCATTCTTTCTCGAAAAATTAGGAATTATGAGatgtattaataaaataaaataaaatataaagaattaGAGGCAACtggaattttaattattttttataaaaaataaaaagatggaTAATATTTGGGtgcaattattatttactttttgtgtgtgtatgtgttttatttatgaGTGAAATTAATTGAGGAAGGAACCAAAGCATCTGCCTGCCACAATTTTAAAGTGACATTTTGTAATGGGTCTAAAAGACAGCTACACGACAAACAAACcccacctttttttttccttttttttttctagaaaaaaatatattttattttatttttgtataattttattttgtttcatcaTTTACTTGTggttttatgattttttttttcttaaataaataatatttatttagttaaaaaaaaaaagttgttttttgtaatttctaaaGGAATAATGCTTTTATTTCCTTTGTTTAAACTTAATAACTTAGTTAAAAAGTGATTAAGAGGGAACTTTTTGTAATGATCTTAtccatattaattaaaaataaatttataacttaaTCTCTTGATTAAAGTAATTatgaaactaaaaattataattttatttctcatctAAACGTGATTTACGTTTGTAAGATTCACCCTATACTCGTGTGTGAAGATTGTCATCGTCATTGTAGTTAGactttgttattaatttttttgacctacatttttcatagTGTGATAAGGGATTTGTAATCGTTTAAGttcatcgctagtagatattatccgttttagcctgttatgtatcgctttcagtctcacagttttaaaacgcgtctattagggagaggtttccataccctttatacggaatgcttcgtttctctttccaatcgatgtgagatctttcagcctcatagttttaaaacgcgtctattagggagagattttcatactcGAATGTTTaattcctttctctaatcgatgtgagatctcggGGGTCAAACCTCCAACTTCAAAGTGGGATCTCGATCTTTtcgatcttttttttttttttttggcaaatGATTGAATTGAAGCtaagttaaattatttgaaaatccACCAATTGggtatctttttttttcaatctaatTGTGAATCTTTCATGATTTGGAGTGATCCCACCATGAAACCCTAATTGAGAAACTAATTGggcatataaaaaaatttaatctttttgcttttttagaacaattaatcaaatctctctctccctctctctccctctctctcttaatctctctctctccctctctctctcttaatctctctctctctctctctctctctctctctctctctctctNNNNNNNNNNNNNNNNNNNNNNNNNNNNNNNNNNNNNNNNNNNNNNNNNNNNNNNNNNNNNNNNNNNNNNNNNNNNNNNNNNNNNNNNNNNNNNNNNNNNNNNNNNNNNNNN
The Cucurbita pepo subsp. pepo cultivar mu-cu-16 chromosome LG16, ASM280686v2, whole genome shotgun sequence genome window above contains:
- the LOC111777053 gene encoding uncharacterized protein LOC111777053, which codes for MDSFKGLGIVLSFVFGFLLFALFAELFYFLWWKKRRFTSEDEDKFTKYVKKFFRHICLNWKRNSSSSSSFSSPLQFNDSRGNQLNSELRNQESEIENGCNKDLLLLKSGGGDGAAGALDPARLYNLLGPPSFLCSIKEETKEDLESEDRSRKGSRARSLSDMSHFVSPLPSPPLKAPCPLNPFSSFKHPEFNINTVTLFESSAELDLNMGLPSSPSKFRFLREAEEKLYRRLTEEALHKACKNGGSAQDSETKAISNPKMIVVDDNDNDNNRFWCTNEKKPQYHHMSQCSSSSSQVLPLASSPSGHRFDNVSLHRS